The following are encoded in a window of Roseimaritima ulvae genomic DNA:
- a CDS encoding phosphatase PAP2 family protein, with protein MKTKLLGVYRYIRGREPMVLLGVLLIVLGTWGFIELADEVLEGSTGEFDRWAIVQLRDAEDSSRPIGPDWMHEVGRDITGLGGVAVLCMVIAAAAGFLALNRSYRLMGFLLLSTGSGIAASMLMKRGFARPRPDVVEHLSAVYTSSFPSGHSMMSAIVYLTLGVLLAPVLRLARLRYYVIALALLLTAMIGVSRVYMGVHYPTDVLAGWAAGLVWALLCWLIARTMSKRRA; from the coding sequence ATGAAAACGAAGTTGCTTGGCGTCTATCGATACATCCGCGGCCGTGAGCCGATGGTGTTGCTGGGCGTGCTGTTGATCGTATTGGGCACTTGGGGCTTTATCGAGCTGGCCGATGAAGTGCTGGAGGGCAGCACGGGGGAGTTCGACCGTTGGGCGATTGTGCAGCTGCGTGATGCCGAGGATTCGTCGCGGCCGATCGGGCCGGACTGGATGCATGAGGTGGGACGCGACATCACGGGGCTGGGCGGCGTGGCCGTGCTGTGCATGGTGATTGCCGCCGCGGCCGGCTTTCTGGCGCTCAACCGCTCGTACCGCTTGATGGGGTTCCTGCTGCTATCGACCGGCAGCGGGATTGCGGCCAGCATGTTGATGAAACGCGGCTTTGCCAGGCCGCGTCCGGATGTGGTCGAACATTTGTCGGCGGTCTATACCAGCAGCTTTCCCAGCGGGCATTCGATGATGTCGGCGATCGTGTATTTGACGCTGGGCGTGCTGCTGGCGCCCGTATTGCGGCTCGCTCGTTTGCGGTACTATGTGATCGCTTTGGCGCTGCTGCTGACCGCAATGATCGGCGTCAGTCGGGTGTATATGGGAGTCCATTACCCGACGGATGTACTGGCCGGTTGGGCGGCGGGGCTGGTCTGGGCCCTGCTGTGTTGGTTGATCGCGCGGACTATGTCAAAACGTCGTGCGTGA
- a CDS encoding GntT/GntP/DsdX family permease has translation MSIEDIRLLIAFVVAVTLLVVLITKYSLSPFVSLLLASIVLAVAAGLPLSLAFERFAEGVGGILGSTAMVIGLGAMTGAILERSGGAAALAEQLVRWLGVKRLGWAMLLVGLLVGIGVWFTVGLVLLVPIVISLSRVARVNLLVPAMSMVAGLSAMHGFLPPHPGPLAAIELLSADTGRTIVWGLLVGSISAAIAGPLLWRLFDGKVEMPSFDDPDPPPAKTDNVTADTSAFTGPATALDAVPPAATTAPGVLGPLVVIALPIALMVAGADPTLAMLLGLVVAYLWLGKANGFSGQALARASEESLFPVANVLLVVAAGAGFSKVLIACGVGDTLASLAQNVPVPPLVLGWLISAAFRVATGSATTAITAAGGIISVMTADDPTIDREFMVLALAAGSLTLSHVNDGGFWFVKEYFAMTVQQTLKTWTVLETVLSLVALLVILILNSFV, from the coding sequence TTGAGCATCGAAGACATTCGGCTATTGATCGCCTTTGTGGTGGCCGTGACGTTATTGGTGGTTTTGATTACCAAATACTCGCTGTCGCCGTTTGTTTCCTTGCTGCTGGCTTCGATTGTGTTAGCCGTCGCGGCAGGGCTGCCGCTGTCGCTCGCCTTCGAACGCTTTGCCGAGGGTGTCGGCGGCATATTGGGTTCGACCGCCATGGTGATTGGGCTGGGAGCGATGACCGGGGCGATCCTGGAACGCTCCGGCGGCGCCGCAGCGCTGGCAGAGCAACTGGTGCGTTGGCTGGGTGTCAAACGCTTGGGCTGGGCGATGCTGTTGGTCGGTTTGCTGGTAGGGATCGGAGTCTGGTTTACCGTGGGGCTGGTGTTGTTGGTGCCGATCGTGATCTCGCTGTCCCGCGTGGCCCGTGTCAATCTGCTGGTCCCCGCGATGTCGATGGTCGCCGGGCTGTCGGCCATGCATGGTTTCCTGCCGCCTCACCCCGGTCCCCTGGCGGCCATTGAGCTGTTGTCCGCCGATACGGGGCGGACGATTGTCTGGGGACTGTTGGTGGGCTCGATTTCGGCTGCCATCGCCGGCCCCTTGCTGTGGCGTCTGTTCGATGGCAAAGTGGAAATGCCCAGCTTTGACGACCCCGATCCCCCACCCGCGAAAACCGACAACGTCACGGCAGACACGTCCGCTTTCACCGGGCCGGCGACCGCGCTCGATGCGGTTCCGCCCGCCGCGACGACGGCGCCCGGAGTGCTGGGCCCGTTGGTCGTGATCGCTCTGCCGATCGCCTTGATGGTGGCCGGCGCCGACCCCACGCTGGCGATGCTGCTGGGTTTGGTGGTGGCTTATCTATGGCTGGGCAAAGCTAACGGGTTTAGCGGACAAGCGCTGGCTCGGGCCAGCGAAGAAAGTTTGTTCCCGGTCGCCAACGTCCTGCTGGTGGTCGCGGCTGGCGCGGGGTTTAGCAAAGTCTTGATCGCTTGTGGCGTGGGCGACACGCTGGCCTCACTGGCTCAAAACGTGCCCGTGCCGCCGTTGGTGTTGGGGTGGCTGATCTCGGCCGCCTTCCGCGTAGCCACCGGGTCGGCGACCACCGCGATCACCGCCGCCGGAGGGATCATCAGCGTGATGACCGCCGATGATCCCACCATCGATCGCGAGTTTATGGTGTTGGCCCTGGCCGCCGGTTCGCTGACCTTGTCGCATGTTAATGACGGCGGATTTTGGTTCGTCAAAGAATATTTTGCGATGACGGTCCAGCAAACCTTGAAAACGTGGACCGTGCTGGAAACCGTGCTCTCGCTGGTAGCCCTGTTGGTCATTCTGATCCTGAACTCCTTTGTGTGA
- a CDS encoding dipeptidase codes for MWIFDAHLDLAMNAIEWNRDLTQPLDVVRASEAHLKDKVDRGRGTVTLPEMRRGSILGCVATLIARVEHDAFSPVQGWRSAAQAWAMTQAQRAWYRCMEEAGQMRLIADATSLNAHLDAVAGQQESSPNEEPFPIGFVLSLEGADAIVDYDYLHRLHAEGLRAVGPAHYGPGRYAFGTDADGPLGDHGRQLLQEMDSLGMILDVTHLCDTCFWEALEIYEGPLWASHQNCRTLVPHNRQFSDEQFKALFARGAVIGSAMDAWMLSPDWVRGQSTPEQLGVTLANVADHIDHICQLAGNDQHCGFGTDLDGAYGHEQTPADAKRISEIRGLLDILQDRGYDQAALARIAHGNFVRFLRSAL; via the coding sequence ATGTGGATTTTTGACGCGCACCTCGACCTGGCCATGAACGCCATCGAATGGAATCGCGACCTGACTCAACCGCTGGACGTGGTGCGAGCCAGCGAAGCTCACCTGAAAGACAAAGTCGATCGCGGCCGCGGCACTGTGACACTGCCCGAAATGCGGCGTGGCTCAATCCTGGGCTGCGTGGCCACGCTGATCGCCCGCGTCGAACACGATGCCTTTAGTCCGGTGCAAGGTTGGCGTTCGGCCGCGCAAGCCTGGGCGATGACGCAGGCCCAACGAGCCTGGTATCGCTGTATGGAAGAAGCCGGACAGATGCGACTGATCGCCGATGCCACCAGTTTGAACGCTCACCTCGACGCCGTGGCCGGCCAGCAGGAATCATCGCCCAACGAAGAACCGTTTCCCATCGGTTTTGTGCTCAGCCTGGAAGGCGCCGACGCCATCGTCGATTACGACTACTTGCATCGACTGCATGCCGAGGGTCTGCGAGCGGTGGGGCCGGCGCACTACGGCCCCGGACGCTACGCCTTTGGCACCGATGCCGACGGACCGCTGGGAGACCACGGCCGTCAGTTGCTGCAGGAGATGGATTCGTTAGGCATGATCCTGGACGTCACCCATCTATGTGACACCTGTTTCTGGGAGGCGTTGGAGATCTACGAGGGGCCGCTGTGGGCCAGCCACCAGAACTGCCGCACACTGGTGCCTCACAATCGCCAATTCAGCGACGAACAGTTCAAAGCTCTCTTCGCCCGCGGCGCCGTAATCGGGTCGGCGATGGACGCCTGGATGTTGTCTCCCGATTGGGTACGCGGCCAATCCACGCCAGAGCAACTGGGTGTCACCCTGGCAAACGTCGCCGACCACATCGACCACATCTGCCAATTGGCCGGCAACGACCAACACTGCGGCTTCGGCACCGACCTCGATGGCGCGTACGGCCACGAACAGACGCCTGCGGACGCCAAGCGGATCTCCGAAATCCGCGGCTTGCTGGATATTCTACAAGACCGCGGCTACGACCAAGCCGCCCTAGCCCGCATCGCCCACGGTAACTTTGTGCGGTTTTTAAGATCTGCACTGTAA
- a CDS encoding permease prefix domain 1-containing protein → MSKLISEQLLQYLETLERSLRMPPEQARPVVDEVRDDLLTHVQRRVERGQDESQAVAAAIEEMGPPEQLAAELRVTMPPMGHASVRVLRRAAAIFLTMFLLWVGWHVRAMDFGFSLPRAVAYGVLLTPIALLIWPDLIWRKNWMFTVVPTVVIFFLSVLVMSVGQTTYTVMEIDPQAAPVIPDVRKPSGGGIVGYSVLGMLLALTVYLFSQIQRRRQRWLAFGFSLLLVAAIEGPYAVEEYRYSQQLRQTQASLQTLKDERGSYPAEVPLEFLATPAFHYNSQADGTVYSLFWDRPLSPGYAIGYSSQDNRMWIND, encoded by the coding sequence ATGAGTAAGTTGATTTCAGAGCAGTTGTTGCAGTATCTGGAAACGTTGGAGCGATCGCTACGGATGCCCCCCGAACAGGCTCGGCCGGTGGTCGACGAGGTGCGCGACGACCTGCTGACTCATGTGCAGCGGCGCGTGGAGCGGGGCCAGGACGAGTCACAGGCCGTGGCGGCAGCGATCGAAGAAATGGGCCCACCCGAACAGCTGGCGGCCGAGTTGCGAGTGACGATGCCGCCGATGGGGCATGCCAGCGTGCGGGTGCTGCGGCGAGCCGCGGCGATCTTTCTGACCATGTTCCTGCTCTGGGTAGGCTGGCATGTACGGGCCATGGACTTTGGGTTTTCGTTGCCCCGCGCGGTAGCTTACGGGGTGTTGCTGACTCCGATTGCTTTGTTGATTTGGCCCGATCTGATCTGGCGCAAGAATTGGATGTTTACCGTGGTGCCCACGGTGGTGATCTTTTTCTTGTCGGTACTCGTCATGTCCGTGGGGCAAACGACGTATACCGTGATGGAGATCGATCCTCAAGCGGCGCCTGTGATTCCGGATGTACGCAAGCCGTCGGGTGGCGGGATCGTCGGCTATTCGGTGCTGGGGATGTTGCTCGCCTTGACCGTTTACCTGTTCAGCCAGATCCAGCGACGACGCCAACGCTGGTTGGCCTTCGGTTTCAGCCTCCTGTTGGTGGCGGCCATCGAAGGTCCCTATGCGGTGGAAGAGTACCGCTACAGTCAGCAGTTAAGGCAAACTCAAGCGAGCCTGCAGACGTTGAAGGACGAGCGCGGCAGCTATCCCGCGGAAGTTCCGTTGGAATTCTTAGCCACCCCCGCGTTCCACTACAATTCGCAAGCCGACGGCACGGTGTACAGTCTGTTCTGGGATCGCCCGTTAAGCCCCGGCTACGCGATCGGTTATTCCAGCCAAGACAACCGCATGTGGATCAACGACTAA
- a CDS encoding PadR family transcriptional regulator, translating to MAPASFSSDLIRSCADMVILTVLRSRPMHGYDVLQSMGEFGDGQFRFKQGTLYPLLYRLEREGWIKSKWQVPETGKKRKVYSITAEGRRVLKQRTQQWERFSTSVNAILWEGKHE from the coding sequence ATGGCACCTGCATCGTTCTCTTCGGATTTGATTCGCAGTTGTGCGGACATGGTGATCCTGACCGTGCTCCGCAGCCGGCCGATGCACGGCTATGACGTGCTGCAGTCGATGGGAGAATTCGGCGATGGGCAATTCCGCTTCAAGCAGGGCACGCTGTACCCGTTGCTATATCGACTGGAACGCGAAGGCTGGATCAAATCCAAGTGGCAGGTTCCCGAGACGGGGAAGAAACGCAAGGTGTATAGCATCACGGCCGAAGGCCGGCGAGTGCTGAAGCAGCGCACACAACAATGGGAGCGGTTTTCGACATCGGTGAACGCGATCTTGTGGGAAGGCAAACATGAGTAA
- a CDS encoding NADPH-dependent assimilatory sulfite reductase hemoprotein subunit, with translation MSADEPKKSKVELIKEASIGLRGSITSELADAETDHVADATTKLLKFHGTYQQDDRDLRKPRRKQGLGKAYSFMVRNRIPGGKITAAQFLGELDIADQLGNGTIRITTRQSIQLHGVVKGNLWSTIHRINEIKLSTQSACGDVTRNVCCCPAPLRQNGLRDQLQQLADEIAVHVRPKTKAYHEIWIRDVETGEREQVVGPPTEPEPDPIYGKAYLPRKFKIGLALCDDNCIDVYDNDLGLLGVTEGEQLIGFNVLTGGGMGTTPSKKNCFPALAKRLTFVKTEHLLPIITAIILVQRDFGNRADRSQARMKYLIHNLGLPAFKAKVEEYLPQAEAICGVPEGTLPRPLPEPHPADVTRHDDHLGWHEQGDGKWFMGLPIENGRVKDEGEYRLKTALRKLFAEHVSNARLTAQQNIIFCDLDAQQREPIERLLAEHGVDTVDKISNARRFSFACPALPTCGLAVTESERALPGVIDEVEAELRELGLPEEQFTIRMTGCPNGCARPYNADVGLVGRSVDGKTGQGRYTVFLGGNLLGTRMNQIFKDQVPRSEIVETLRPVLLHFKEHRHAGEGFGDFCDRIGVEALVEIAGSTV, from the coding sequence ATGAGTGCTGACGAACCGAAGAAGTCCAAAGTCGAATTGATCAAAGAGGCAAGCATTGGGCTGCGAGGTTCGATCACTTCGGAACTGGCCGATGCTGAGACGGATCACGTGGCCGACGCGACCACGAAACTATTAAAGTTTCACGGCACCTATCAGCAGGACGACCGGGACTTGCGCAAACCGCGGCGAAAGCAAGGTTTGGGAAAAGCCTATTCGTTTATGGTTCGCAATCGCATTCCCGGCGGCAAAATCACGGCCGCGCAATTTCTTGGCGAACTGGACATCGCCGACCAACTGGGCAACGGCACGATCCGAATTACCACGCGGCAAAGCATTCAATTGCACGGGGTGGTCAAAGGCAATTTGTGGAGCACGATTCATCGCATCAACGAAATCAAGCTGTCGACCCAGTCGGCCTGCGGCGATGTGACGCGGAACGTTTGCTGCTGCCCCGCTCCGCTGCGACAAAATGGACTTCGCGATCAGCTGCAACAACTGGCCGACGAAATCGCCGTGCACGTGCGACCTAAAACCAAAGCCTACCACGAGATCTGGATTCGAGATGTGGAGACGGGCGAGCGTGAGCAGGTGGTGGGACCGCCAACCGAACCCGAACCCGATCCGATCTACGGGAAAGCCTACCTGCCGCGGAAATTCAAAATCGGTCTGGCACTGTGCGACGACAACTGCATCGACGTTTACGACAACGACCTCGGTTTGTTGGGCGTTACCGAAGGCGAGCAGTTGATCGGTTTTAATGTGTTGACCGGTGGCGGCATGGGCACCACACCCAGCAAGAAAAATTGCTTCCCGGCGCTGGCTAAACGGTTGACGTTTGTCAAAACCGAACACCTGTTGCCGATCATCACCGCCATCATTCTAGTGCAACGTGACTTTGGCAATCGAGCCGATCGCAGCCAAGCTCGCATGAAGTACCTGATTCACAATCTGGGCTTACCGGCTTTTAAGGCCAAGGTGGAGGAGTACCTGCCACAAGCCGAAGCGATTTGCGGCGTTCCCGAGGGAACTCTGCCACGCCCCTTGCCGGAACCCCACCCCGCCGATGTGACTCGCCACGATGACCATCTGGGCTGGCACGAACAGGGTGACGGAAAATGGTTTATGGGGCTGCCGATTGAAAACGGACGCGTCAAGGATGAAGGCGAGTATCGACTGAAAACGGCGCTGCGGAAACTGTTCGCCGAACACGTCTCCAACGCTCGCTTGACCGCGCAGCAGAACATCATCTTCTGCGACTTAGACGCCCAGCAGCGCGAACCGATCGAACGGCTGCTGGCCGAGCACGGCGTCGACACGGTCGACAAAATCAGCAACGCCCGGCGGTTTTCCTTCGCCTGCCCTGCCCTGCCAACCTGTGGATTGGCGGTCACCGAAAGCGAGCGAGCGTTGCCCGGCGTGATCGACGAAGTGGAAGCGGAGCTCCGCGAATTGGGCTTGCCCGAGGAACAATTTACAATTCGTATGACCGGTTGCCCCAACGGTTGCGCTCGGCCTTATAACGCCGACGTCGGATTGGTGGGGCGCAGCGTCGACGGCAAAACCGGCCAGGGACGCTACACGGTATTTCTGGGCGGCAACCTGTTGGGCACCCGCATGAATCAAATCTTTAAAGATCAAGTTCCCCGCAGCGAGATCGTCGAAACCTTGCGTCCCGTATTGCTGCACTTCAAAGAACATCGTCACGCCGGCGAAGGATTTGGTGACTTCTGCGATCGCATCGGTGTCGAGGCGCTTGTCGAAATCGCCGGTTCCACCGTTTAA
- a CDS encoding sensor histidine kinase, whose product MARSPDPPADPPRNVADHEPTPPISGAQFRAIAENTVDWENWHSPTGKLLWVNAAVQRVTGYEPAECLAMADYPLPMVAAEHHQRIRAFLAAAVAGQRGDDVEFQSLHRDGSRRWVSVSWQPMSDAAGCYLGFRSSVRDVTEKRRLREQLRLHNEHLEQLVQERTTRIMQLEKHRLKMERMAALAELAAGVAHEINNPLAGIRNAFSLFKSSLSPDTKYYEMLDLIDDEIERISKITHQMYQLYRPRTQQPTRFHLARTVNDVITLLEPMIRRSGVAVRLADSQGLPSEDLDAGEVVLREDEVKQVLFNLVRNAIQASQRGMTVQIELDVTATHAQIIISDYGCGIDEAVLPQIFDPFFSTKSDLPKQGMGLGLSVSRSLVEAMNGKITVTSRRGEGSRFTIELPRRLADPES is encoded by the coding sequence ATGGCCCGCTCGCCCGATCCTCCTGCCGACCCTCCCCGCAACGTCGCGGACCATGAACCAACGCCGCCGATCAGCGGCGCGCAGTTTCGTGCGATTGCCGAAAACACGGTGGACTGGGAAAACTGGCACTCGCCGACCGGCAAGCTGCTGTGGGTGAACGCCGCCGTGCAGCGGGTAACCGGCTACGAACCGGCCGAGTGCCTGGCCATGGCCGACTATCCGTTGCCGATGGTAGCCGCCGAGCACCACCAGCGGATCCGTGCCTTCTTGGCGGCCGCCGTGGCCGGCCAACGCGGTGACGACGTCGAGTTCCAATCGTTGCATCGCGACGGCAGCCGGCGCTGGGTGTCCGTTTCGTGGCAGCCGATGAGTGACGCCGCCGGCTGCTATCTGGGGTTCCGTTCCAGCGTCCGCGACGTCACCGAAAAACGTCGGCTGCGGGAACAATTGCGATTGCACAACGAACATCTGGAACAGCTGGTCCAGGAACGCACCACGCGGATCATGCAGCTGGAAAAACACCGTCTGAAGATGGAACGCATGGCGGCTCTGGCCGAACTGGCCGCCGGCGTAGCCCATGAGATCAACAATCCGCTGGCCGGAATCCGCAATGCCTTCAGCCTGTTCAAGTCCAGCCTCTCGCCGGACACGAAGTACTACGAGATGCTGGACCTGATTGACGACGAAATCGAACGCATCAGCAAGATCACTCACCAGATGTATCAGCTGTACCGGCCTCGCACTCAGCAACCCACGCGGTTCCATCTGGCCCGCACCGTCAATGACGTGATCACTCTGCTGGAACCAATGATTCGGCGGTCGGGCGTCGCCGTGCGGCTGGCCGACAGCCAAGGCCTGCCCAGCGAGGATCTGGACGCGGGCGAAGTGGTGTTGCGAGAAGACGAGGTCAAGCAGGTTCTGTTTAACCTGGTTCGCAATGCGATCCAAGCCTCGCAGCGGGGCATGACCGTGCAGATTGAGTTGGACGTCACGGCAACCCATGCTCAAATCATCATCTCGGACTACGGCTGTGGCATCGATGAAGCCGTGTTGCCGCAAATCTTCGATCCCTTTTTCAGCACCAAGAGTGACCTCCCCAAGCAAGGCATGGGGTTGGGCTTGTCGGTGTCTCGCAGTCTGGTCGAGGCGATGAACGGAAAAATCACGGTCACCAGCCGCCGCGGTGAAGGCAGTCGCTTTACAATCGAACTCCCCCGACGTCTTGCAGACCCCGAAAGCTAG
- a CDS encoding sigma-54-dependent transcriptional regulator has product MSKILVADDEPFYLKTTGELLRNAGYECECVTDAEAAIVALERESFDLILSDLNMPGNFKLELLRESRRRHAQIPLIVITGVPSLPTAIESVRLGITDYLLKPVKVDDLLASVGRALAEAPQAPGPVSGDSAKRSAKFAELIGDSPPMQDLLEIIERVAETNTNVLLTGESGTGKEVVARAIHRTSLRNQHPFQVIDCTAIPESLFESVLFGHAKGSFTGAVQDQVGLLSQCHRGTAFLDELGELPAGSQAKLLRAIQEQTFTPVGQRTPIQVDTRFIGATNRDLQAEVDAGRFRGDLFYRLAVIHIELPPLRERGEDVSLLAKRFLEELMPVNRSLDGFTDAALDCLRQYAWPGNIRELRNVVERAVALARGQQIDVDDLPKQLREQASHSGQTPPPLAEISREEAIDSAEHSYLTAVMQKHEGNIAAAARQAGLSRQGMNKLLKRHAINADDYRHQR; this is encoded by the coding sequence ATGTCCAAAATCCTGGTCGCCGACGACGAGCCCTTCTACCTCAAGACCACCGGCGAACTGCTTCGCAACGCTGGCTACGAGTGTGAATGCGTGACCGATGCGGAGGCCGCCATCGTGGCGCTCGAGCGGGAGTCGTTCGACCTGATTCTCTCCGACTTGAACATGCCGGGGAATTTCAAGCTGGAACTGTTGCGGGAGAGTCGCCGCCGCCACGCCCAAATCCCCTTGATCGTGATCACCGGTGTGCCCTCGCTGCCCACGGCGATCGAAAGCGTCCGCCTGGGCATCACCGATTACCTGCTCAAACCGGTCAAGGTCGACGACCTGTTGGCCAGCGTCGGCCGTGCGCTGGCCGAAGCGCCGCAGGCCCCAGGGCCGGTCTCCGGCGACTCGGCAAAGCGGTCCGCCAAGTTCGCCGAACTCATCGGTGACAGTCCGCCCATGCAGGATCTGCTAGAGATCATCGAACGCGTTGCCGAAACCAATACCAACGTGCTGCTGACCGGTGAAAGCGGCACGGGAAAGGAAGTGGTTGCCCGAGCCATCCACCGCACCAGCCTCCGCAACCAACATCCCTTCCAGGTCATCGATTGCACAGCGATCCCCGAATCGTTGTTCGAGTCGGTGTTGTTCGGACACGCCAAAGGCTCTTTCACCGGCGCGGTGCAAGATCAGGTAGGCTTGCTGAGCCAATGCCATCGGGGGACCGCCTTTCTGGACGAACTGGGCGAATTGCCGGCGGGCTCGCAAGCAAAATTGCTTCGCGCGATCCAGGAACAAACCTTTACACCTGTAGGTCAGCGGACTCCCATCCAGGTCGACACCCGGTTCATCGGCGCCACCAACCGCGACCTCCAGGCGGAAGTCGACGCGGGCCGCTTCCGGGGCGATTTGTTTTACCGACTGGCCGTGATCCATATCGAACTGCCGCCGCTCCGTGAACGCGGCGAGGACGTGAGCCTGTTGGCGAAGCGGTTTCTCGAAGAACTGATGCCCGTCAACCGCTCGCTCGACGGCTTTACCGACGCCGCGTTGGATTGCCTGCGACAGTACGCTTGGCCGGGTAACATCCGCGAGCTGCGAAACGTCGTCGAGCGTGCCGTAGCCCTCGCGCGGGGCCAGCAAATTGACGTCGACGACCTTCCCAAACAGCTCCGCGAACAGGCTTCGCATTCCGGACAAACTCCCCCGCCGCTCGCAGAAATTTCCCGCGAGGAAGCCATCGACAGCGCCGAGCACAGCTACCTGACGGCGGTCATGCAAAAGCACGAAGGCAATATTGCGGCTGCGGCGCGACAAGCCGGCCTGTCCCGCCAGGGAATGAACAAACTGCTTAAGCGGCATGCCATCAACGCCGACGATTACCGCCATCAGCGCTAG
- a CDS encoding GreA/GreB family elongation factor, with product MSSRIVAVTQIDLNRLQALLQQEMLLDESSGRPHWFELQDALARASTVSPDQMPPEVITMNSTFDLFDLDRQESDTYTLVYPEEAAIEEGKLSILSPLGAGIFGRQVGQLVSLRVRDRDIRKRVEKLSFQPERVGALEL from the coding sequence ATGTCGTCTCGGATTGTTGCGGTCACTCAGATCGATTTGAACCGTTTGCAAGCCCTGCTGCAGCAAGAGATGTTGCTGGACGAGTCCAGCGGTCGTCCCCATTGGTTTGAATTGCAAGACGCTTTGGCGCGAGCCAGCACGGTGTCTCCCGATCAGATGCCTCCGGAGGTGATCACCATGAACTCTACCTTTGATCTGTTCGATTTGGATCGGCAAGAATCCGATACGTACACCCTGGTGTACCCCGAGGAGGCCGCGATCGAAGAAGGCAAACTGTCGATCTTGTCACCGCTGGGGGCCGGGATTTTCGGTCGACAGGTCGGCCAGCTGGTCTCGCTGCGCGTTCGCGACCGCGACATCCGCAAGCGAGTCGAAAAGCTGTCCTTTCAACCCGAACGCGTGGGCGCGCTGGAGCTGTAA
- the rnk gene encoding nucleoside diphosphate kinase regulator — MARRKIILNQDDHERLQELLHSAFANAFGDKPYLRDLRGELDTARVVDVQDVPQDVVTMDSIVRLRDMQSHELETYTLVYPDEADIAAGKLSVLAPIGTAILGYQVGDVVRWKVPSGISRWRIEELVYQPERDCLTS, encoded by the coding sequence GTGGCACGCCGTAAAATTATTCTCAATCAAGACGACCATGAACGGTTGCAAGAATTGTTGCACAGCGCGTTCGCGAATGCATTTGGTGATAAGCCTTACCTGCGTGACCTACGCGGCGAGCTGGATACGGCCCGGGTCGTCGATGTGCAGGACGTGCCCCAGGATGTGGTGACCATGGACTCGATCGTGCGGCTCCGCGATATGCAGTCGCATGAGCTGGAGACCTACACGTTGGTCTATCCGGATGAAGCCGACATCGCGGCGGGCAAGCTGTCCGTATTGGCGCCCATCGGTACGGCGATTCTGGGCTATCAGGTGGGGGACGTCGTGCGCTGGAAGGTTCCCAGCGGCATCAGTCGCTGGCGAATCGAAGAGCTGGTCTACCAGCCCGAACGGGATTGCCTGACGTCATAA